The following nucleotide sequence is from Archocentrus centrarchus isolate MPI-CPG fArcCen1 chromosome 6, fArcCen1, whole genome shotgun sequence.
aagtccactgccctcaCTCCTACACATCTCCATATCTCTACAAGTATGTCATCTAGACCAATTGCCCTTTCACTCTTAATCCTCTTCATAGTTGCCTTCATTTTCTCCTTACtaatcccactttttctttgctaacatcttcctttgaatacttcCTATATTTCCTCATTTCACCACCAAGtctccttgttttttttcctctgtccagaggatacacCAAATACCTTCTTTGGCAGGTTCCCTCACCACTTCAGCTGTACTTTCTCAGACCTAGATCTAGTAACActtccctaccacccagagcctTTCTCAACTCCTCCCTGAACCCTGCACAACATCCTTCCATCTCCAACACTTACTCCTTGCCTCTGCCTTCATTCTTCTTGATTTCCAGAGTCATCCTACAGAGAACCATCCGATCCTGCCTAGCTACATTCTCCCTGATATCTTTCCCAGATATAAATTAAAGAATCTTCTTTTCCACTCTTTAGTGTTTAATAGCTTCATAGCATCACTAAGCCCCTCAATCAGAATGAGTAAAATAGAACATAATGATACCCATGATATGTGAATTCCTAAAATAGTGAGACAGTTTTTCTAGAATTGTCGTGGATGGAATCCGTTTCTCTCTTCGTGCTTCTGTGCTTATTAGTTTTCATCCTCACTGTCTAAATTAGGAGGCTCTTCTGACTGGAACAAAGGATTGTGGGTCAGTTTATGCAGGTCCTCTGTTGTCATCTCTCTCATCGTCCCATCCATACCGAGCTGCATGGGCTGGATCAAACGGGTCCTGAAAGAGAAGTATAATAACAGGCTGAAATGAAACTGTGACAGTATTAATTACTGAAAAAATACTGCaatttgtccatccatccatccatccatccatccatccaatgtgtctgtgtgcttttattgaCCTCGACAGCTTGTCAAACATGCTGACCAGCTTCATGGCTTCATATTCCTTTTGCTCTTCTGTCATTCCTTCCATGGGATTGGGCTGCTCCTCTTCTACAATTCCTGTTATTGGGTTTATTCTGGGGAAAAACAGAGaagtgtatataaaaaaataaatatggataataaataaataaatcattattcATACAGGAGATAAGCTCAGATGTTTGATCATATGCAGTGGACTCCCGTTTACTTTCTTCCCTGACTATCCAACTGTTTCTTTGCAAACCTCTTCTTTTGAATACGTTCCTGTACTTCCTCGTTCCACCACCAAgtctctctgtcttcttttcTCTGTCCAGAGGACACACCAAACACCTTCCTGGCCATACTTTCCCAGTCATTTAGCAACACTTTCCTACCACCCAGAGCCTTTCTCCTTTCTCCTTCCTGAATTCTGCACATTATTCCATCTTCAGCTTCCACCATTTAATGCTTGCCTCTGCTTTCACTCAGTTCCTCTTCTCGATGTCCAAAGTCATCCTACAGACAACCGTTCAATGCTGCCTAGCTACATTTTCCCCTGCCACCACTGTCTCCTGTCGCTTTCAGACTGCACCTTCTGCATAAGatgtagtccacctgtgtgcaccttcctcCTCTCTTATACGCCACCCTatgttcctccctcttcttaaaATATGTGTTCACCACAGCTATTTCCATCTTTTTTGCAAAACCCACCACCACCTGTTATTCCACATTGCTCTCTGTAACACCATACCTACCCTCATCacctctgttcccttcacctaTATGTCAATTGTAGTCTGCTCCAATCACCAATCTCTTCTTCCTGGAGACACTCTCTACCACATCCAGCTTTCTCCAGAATTCCTCTCTCACTTCTGACATCAAACCGGTTGGGGCATGCACACTGACAACATCCAACATCAACCCTTCAGTGTCCAACTTCAAGCTCACAATTTTCATCAAGGTGTTAAAAATACAAAGTAGAATATTTGAAAAAACTGCTGACATAGTGTTCTGTTGGTACTGACTGGGCTTTGGCCTCTCTGTACTCTTCTGTCTCAGAGTCTTCATCCTCGGAGTAGATCCCAGAGTCTCTGCCTCCTCTAAGCAGTCCTCTGGCAGCCAACAGACCTGCAGCGTTACCATATCCGGTGTACTTAATGAACCTTGAAACTTGACAGAGAAAATATTACTGTTAAAACGGCAGCATTCTAACACAATGACATTAGGCTCATTCGCCACTTGACCTCCTCAAAATCAGCAATTTTTTGTTCAAGCATATCCAATGAACCCATGCAAAGTTTTATCTTCATACAATGAAAATTGTCCAGCTTACAGGCCCTCTGAGTACATAGAAGGAGGTTGTTTTAAACACTTGCCTTAATTTTTCCAGCATTAATGAATCCTCATTACTTCGTAAGCACAAAAAATAGCCACATGACATTTTTATGGCTGAAATTTAGTTTTACtaaaaactgcaaccaaatcaattttacacCCACTCCAAGTGTCTAAAGcaatcatttaatttttttttttttttttttttacacaaaactCTTTAAATAGCAAATCTCTATCACTTTAATCTCTATGACACAAAGTAATACAAACAAGCATTCTTACCTTAgatattttatgcattttctgATAACCTGAAAAATACTGTTGGCAGCCAGTGCTACCCTTCAGCTTCCTGGCAGTAAAGTCTGAAAGTACAagttctagaacacataattacaggtcCCAGTAGATCTTAAGGGGGTGTGTATGAGCCTCAGTAATTTTATTCACTGTattaattcaaaagcaaatggctgaagtaagaaccaggaataagaaacgctaaaattataataaatataaaccactaagaatactgtcactttctgtgattggcattattatggtaagaaatAAGCTgcctgagatttttagtagatgcatctatggcatgaatttgaaaatcctaggtgaCATCATTCTGGAGTTATCGcgttcacaaagttgaaagcTGGCTGCCCGCCTGGTGGGATGACGATGATACCACATCAGCCCTTTTAGaactttttaattcttttgggTAAATTTTAAAGGGTCGTATCAGCATGCAAATAGATGGCTGGTCTAAACACATTATAGCATATGAAAGGTCTGCTTTCTAGACTTTGTTCTTAACATCTAGAAGTATTATACACTGCATTGTCATGATGGTGGCCACATACTGACTAGTGTTAACTTGTAGCACTGCCGGTGTTATTACTGATCTTGACAGTGGCCTTATGTGGTCTGATCTTTCTTTGCAGACAACCTTGTGGGTTTCAGCTTGATTTGATCAAGTGAAGCAAAGCTGTGATGGCTGCAAGGTTCCAGGAAGTGTCTTGCTGGGTTCAAAAAGTCCCATCAACCTTGTCCTGTTGCCAACAGTATTGCTAGCTGAAACACAGTCAGACCTTTCAACAAATTTCCATGAAGTCAGGATGTGATCACTGTAGGTTTGTTGCAAACAAACCATGCTGCAATGTGTTTAATCATTCCTTACATAAGTACTTCTGACATGGCAGATTTCTGCAGTAGGTTGTCTTGTTGCACGTACCCTTTGTGAAAACCCCAACTGTACAGGTATCCATATCCATGATGGCTTGGAGTGGATGCAGACTCTATATTCCCATTTGGATTTGGCATGACATCACCTAAGCTTCACGTGCTCGTGATGAGAAGTGGGAAAACCCAGTTTTTATGCATTCTTGATTATCATGACTGCACATGTTGCTCATGacatcagcaaaacaaaaccacaccctgtacatactgtatatagGTATAGCATTCACTCACTCAGCACTATCATGGTTTTAATGCCTTGAGTAGACAGAACgtcaaattttaatatttggcTAAAGACATGCTAGAGTTACTgtacaacaaaaaaactgaccGACAGCTGATTCTGAGAAAGTCAAGTGGGAACTTTTCTCACATTTGACGGCATGGAATGACCCATTAACATCATACGccacaatgaaatgaaaataaaggttAATGCTGCTCTAGTCAATACTAGTAGTGAGGGACGTTTTTATCTATATGCATGATTAGTTCTTGAGGAGCTTAAACCAATCATACTTCCTGACCTTCTGTGGTTTTAAAGCATCAATGTGGACTGAATTCATTTCTCAAGAGAAGGCTGAGTGATTTTAACATCACCTGTGTCATTCAGTGATCGGATCTGTCCCATCCAAAATGTTCATTTGTGTTGCTGTCTCTCACCACTTTCTTTGCAGAGAACAAACAGGAATTCAGCAGCACAGTCCTTGACATCAGTGTCAATGTGCGTCATAAGGCGGACAATTTTGTTCCTCAGCGTATTGCCCACCTCTGGCCTGTTTTTCACATCACGTAGTGGTGGCAGCACCTAACACACAAcccacacatgtacacacatatcAGAGCAATCAAAACAGCTAAAATGTTCAGAGAGAATCTCTAAGATGAATACTCACTTTTGACCTGAGGAACTTCCTGGTCTCTCTGTGGATACGAGCACTCTCAGTCAACAAGGTCAGTGATGGAAGAAGGGTCTCCTTCAGCTTATGTCCCTGAGACACAGATaagcaaattttttttaatatttccaaaTAATATAACCAATCAGCTggactgtaaaattaaaaaagactaTTAAATCAATCACGTTTGTATATCATTATTTGGTACCAGTATAAATTCTTTAGATAAATTATACACCTCTCACAATAAAGGTTATATTATATTCAACCTTAAGGCTTTAAGTTCTCCTTGTAGACCACAGAATTAGGTAATACAGCACAGTCTGCCTTTCTTAATCCTGTATTTTAATAGTGCAAATCATTAACAGTGCTACAGCCAATCAAACTGCCCCATTCCACTTTGGCAGGTAGTGAACAAAGAACTCGGCGTGACCATGACAGGGTTGTTGCATACTCGTCCCCAAGAGGACTTCCTGCCAGTCTGATGGGGTGACCAGTTATGTTTCTAAAGTTTATAAGTACaatgttgttattattactgaTGGGCTGATGACCCAAACTACAGAAAAATAAGTTGCAATAAACCATAATTATCATTTAAATGCAATCTGATTGAGCAATCAATGTCTGATGTTTTCAATGCTTCTGTTTACCCACAAGAAAAGAAgccaaaattattattatagcaCATTTTAATCAAGAGGGTTGGGGATTTTTCAAATGTAATGACAAAGGCAAAGGATTAAGgaaatatcttaaaaaaaaaaaagtgtcaaaaaaagactttaaaaaaaatcaagctggaTGGGGCTCAGTGGGTCTCATAACCTGCACTGCACAACTGGAAGTCCTTCTaccacaaaatcattttttcatGACTTTTATGTTGTGATATTTACTGTTGTGcacttcattttttattatatattaacTATCAAAGGTAATGAACCCACATACACTTGTTGTAGCTCGTCTTACCCGGTCAAGTCTTTTCTCCATGAATTTTAGCAGCATGCTGACAGCATCCATGTTGACGCTCATGTATTCAATAGAGCCTTGCTGCACCTTGGgcatcagcagcacatccaaACAAGGCAGAGGGAGGTTACCCAGCAAATTTACAGTATGGCTgagaaaaggaaggagaaaGGAATGAGGGGGGTGTCATCACAAGGGAGCAATGACTGTATGAGTCAAGTAACCAGAGAACAGCGAATCAGGGTGCTGTAATACCTGTGAAACTCTTCAGTCCGCTCCTCTCCATCTGCATGGCTCATTAGACAGTGTCTCAGTATGGCGCCCAAATGTCTGTACACAGCTGCCTCTTCCTTCACATACACATCAGATACACACCAGTTCACCAGTCACAGAGAGAACCTTCATCTTTATGCATTTGCTTGTAAAAATGAGCCAACTATATATTCCTGTTGTTTCAATAAGAAAATGTTTGTTGCATATTCAAACAGCTCTTACAGGAAATGTGACAGTTTACGTTTGGTCTGAAATGTCTAAAAATATAATGGATAGCTTaccataaatttttattttaaattaatggGTCCCATGTAGAGTCCACTGACCTTGGTCATGTTCTGACTTTTCCTCTATCAGCATCTACACTATTAGTTTGCTATTTTAAACAAAATGGATAAATCTTGAACATCTGTTCTATTCAATCTAATTTGCTTTATTACCTCATCAACTTTGCGCTTGTTTATGTCAAACGTGATGTTAAAGAGTATTTTCAGTATCTCCATAGCTAGCTCTGTCTGCTGCCGGCTCAGTGGAGGCAGCTCTTCGGCTGGGAAGCCTTCAAAACCTGCTCTTGCTGTCTCCAGGGTACCGGGCCAACACAGACCCAGTGTGGCTTCCAAGTGGTTTCCTAGAATTACAGACAGAAGTCATCAACAAGTTTTTTAATTTAGCTTTTTAAGTTAGCTAGAAAATCTGCTTCATCTTGTtgcttgttattttttcttttataaagaaaaaatatcatgGGTTGTTGAACTTTAGCAGTTCAAGTATTtcagctgttcccaggactgcgttcttctggacagagatcttggatgtcattcctggaatttgctggagccactctcccagtttgggggtcactgccccgagcaTTCCAGTTACCACAGGGGCCACTGtaaccttcaccttccacatcctctctagctcccCTCTCAGCCtttggtatttctcaagcttcttgtgttctttcttcctgatgttgccatGCACTGTGGACATGGATGAGCGCCTGCACAGAGTACTGACCATCAGAACCTTCTGGATCAATTGGAGCTACAGCCTTCTTACTCTGCTTGTCCTCCACTACTATGTCCTGTTGGTTAGCATCACCAGTTTGTTCATCTGTATCGGGAAGTctcacaggatcttagcttggtcattctcaaccaacTTTGGGGGTGTAATGCATTTTGACCTTTGGACTTCCAGGCCAGTGTGGCAGACCCCACCACATATGCACGGGCACGAGCACACGCACACAATCCTAAACTTTATTTAGCT
It contains:
- the ric8a gene encoding chaperone Ric-8A isoform X2 — translated: MNLQSEEQTHRSSSSSSTTKKMDLSATIEEMETGDQDSALTALQSYNKQMNQCFTFSRDEEKDREHLGELVLGFLNRELQPSCLLACLETVRILSRDKHCLDPFINHSAMSTLAHYAGIAVNSTVTPAHSQPVDGQEEGEGGDEEETAGLCSNAVNEASPPSENPDQEVIAEALKSLCNILLHNETGQVVAADLQLIKGVAERLKHCHDPTWNHDIRFFDLRLTFLLTALRVDVRAQLAQELHGVSLLGNHLEATLGLCWPGTLETARAGFEGFPAEELPPLSRQQTELAMEILKILFNITFDINKRKVDEEEAAVYRHLGAILRHCLMSHADGEERTEEFHSHTVNLLGNLPLPCLDVLLMPKVQQGSIEYMSVNMDAVSMLLKFMEKRLDRGHKLKETLLPSLTLLTESARIHRETRKFLRSKVLPPLRDVKNRPEVGNTLRNKIVRLMTHIDTDVKDCAAEFLFVLCKESVSRFIKYTGYGNAAGLLAARGLLRGGRDSGIYSEDEDSETEEYREAKAQINPITGIVEEEQPNPMEGMTEEQKEYEAMKLVSMFDKLSRTRLIQPMQLGMDGTMREMTTEDLHKLTHNPLFQSEEPPNLDSEDEN
- the ric8a gene encoding chaperone Ric-8A isoform X1 yields the protein MNLQSEEQTHRSSSSSSTTKKMDLSATIEEMETGDQDSALTALQSYNKQMNQCFTFSRDEEKDREERKLQKHLGELVLGFLNRELQPSCLLACLETVRILSRDKHCLDPFINHSAMSTLAHYAGIAVNSTVTPAHSQPVDGQEEGEGGDEEETAGLCSNAVNEASPPSENPDQEVIAEALKSLCNILLHNETGQVVAADLQLIKGVAERLKHCHDPTWNHDIRFFDLRLTFLLTALRVDVRAQLAQELHGVSLLGNHLEATLGLCWPGTLETARAGFEGFPAEELPPLSRQQTELAMEILKILFNITFDINKRKVDEEEAAVYRHLGAILRHCLMSHADGEERTEEFHSHTVNLLGNLPLPCLDVLLMPKVQQGSIEYMSVNMDAVSMLLKFMEKRLDRGHKLKETLLPSLTLLTESARIHRETRKFLRSKVLPPLRDVKNRPEVGNTLRNKIVRLMTHIDTDVKDCAAEFLFVLCKESVSRFIKYTGYGNAAGLLAARGLLRGGRDSGIYSEDEDSETEEYREAKAQINPITGIVEEEQPNPMEGMTEEQKEYEAMKLVSMFDKLSRTRLIQPMQLGMDGTMREMTTEDLHKLTHNPLFQSEEPPNLDSEDEN